A portion of the Tenacibaculum todarodis genome contains these proteins:
- a CDS encoding M20 family metallo-hydrolase: MNIEKLTKNAISLLKNLIETQSFSSEEENTAKLIEAWFLENEIPFKRTKNNIWATNKHFDKSKPTLLLNSHHDTVKPNSAYTNDPLKAIVEDGKLYGLGSNDAGGCLVSLIATFTNFYAQENLKYNLVIVASAEEESSGPDGLNSMLSIIPHIDVAIVGEPTLMNLAVAEKGLVVFDAVVEGTPSHAAHPNNNNSIYNTIEVLQWFKDFKFEKTSEALGDVKMTVTQINAGKQHNVVPAHVDLVLDVRVNDAYSNQEIADLLQEKSPCTKITPRSLRLNSSSISTEHDLVKAGIEMGRETYGSPTLSDQSVLTCQSLKLGPGDSTRSHSANEFIYLAEIEEGIKIYVELLNRVIV; this comes from the coding sequence ATGAATATCGAAAAATTAACAAAAAACGCAATTTCACTTTTAAAGAATTTGATTGAAACACAATCATTTTCTTCCGAAGAAGAAAATACAGCCAAACTTATTGAAGCTTGGTTTCTAGAGAACGAAATTCCGTTTAAAAGAACTAAAAATAACATTTGGGCAACCAACAAACATTTTGATAAAAGTAAACCAACATTATTATTAAACTCTCACCACGATACTGTTAAACCAAATTCTGCTTATACAAACGATCCTTTAAAAGCGATTGTTGAAGACGGTAAATTGTATGGTTTAGGTTCAAATGATGCTGGTGGTTGTTTGGTTTCTTTAATTGCAACTTTTACCAACTTTTACGCGCAAGAAAACCTAAAATATAATTTGGTAATTGTGGCTTCTGCAGAAGAAGAAAGTAGTGGTCCAGATGGATTAAACAGTATGCTTTCTATAATTCCACACATAGATGTTGCTATTGTTGGAGAACCTACTTTAATGAACTTAGCAGTTGCAGAAAAAGGTTTGGTTGTTTTTGATGCTGTTGTAGAAGGAACTCCAAGTCATGCTGCCCATCCAAATAACAACAATTCAATTTATAATACTATTGAAGTTTTACAATGGTTTAAAGATTTTAAGTTTGAAAAAACTTCTGAAGCTTTAGGTGATGTAAAAATGACAGTCACTCAAATTAACGCTGGTAAACAGCATAATGTTGTTCCAGCACATGTAGATTTGGTTCTGGATGTTCGCGTTAATGATGCCTATTCTAATCAGGAAATTGCAGATCTGTTACAAGAAAAATCACCTTGTACCAAAATAACACCTAGAAGTTTACGATTAAATTCGTCTTCTATTTCTACTGAACACGATTTAGTAAAAGCAGGAATTGAAATGGGAAGAGAAACCTATGGTTCTCCAACCTTATCAGACCAGTCTGTATTAACTTGTCAATCTTTAAAATTAGGTCCTGGAGACAGTACACGTTCTCATTCTGCTAATGAATTTATTTATTTAGCTGAAATTGAAGAAGGAATTAAAATATACGTTGAATTGTTGAATAGAGTAATTGTTTAA
- the argB gene encoding acetylglutamate kinase, with product MEKLSIIKIGGNIIEDETSLNAFLKLFSNLEGNKILVHGGGKRATHIASKLGIESKMVNGRRITDGETLEVITMVYGGLVNKNIVAKLQALNVDAIGLTGADINSIQSEKRPVKEVDFGFVGDVKKVASNSIDKLIKADFTPVFCAITHDGNGQLLNTNADTIASTIGVGMSKIYDTSIYYCFELNGVLKDFNDKNSVIKTINADTYKELLTTEIITDGMIPKIDNCFDALNNGVSKVHIGNTAMLTKENDNFTTITL from the coding sequence ATGGAAAAACTATCAATCATAAAAATTGGCGGAAATATTATTGAAGATGAAACTTCTTTAAATGCTTTCTTAAAATTATTTTCTAACCTAGAAGGAAATAAAATTCTCGTTCATGGAGGCGGAAAACGTGCTACTCATATTGCATCTAAACTAGGTATTGAATCTAAAATGGTAAATGGTAGACGTATTACTGATGGAGAAACTTTAGAGGTAATTACCATGGTTTATGGAGGTTTAGTCAACAAAAATATAGTGGCTAAATTACAAGCTTTAAACGTTGATGCAATTGGTTTAACAGGAGCAGACATCAACAGTATTCAATCAGAAAAAAGACCTGTAAAAGAAGTCGATTTTGGTTTTGTTGGTGATGTTAAAAAAGTTGCATCTAATTCAATAGATAAACTAATTAAAGCCGATTTTACACCTGTTTTTTGTGCAATTACGCATGATGGAAACGGACAATTATTAAACACAAACGCCGATACCATTGCAAGTACAATTGGTGTTGGAATGAGTAAAATCTACGACACTTCAATTTACTATTGTTTTGAATTGAATGGTGTTTTAAAAGATTTTAATGATAAAAATTCAGTTATAAAAACTATAAATGCTGACACCTACAAAGAATTATTAACAACTGAAATTATTACTGACGGAATGATTCCGAAAATAGATAATTGCTTTGATGCTTTAAATAATGGAGTGTCTAAAGTACATATTGGAAATACCGCTATGTTAACAAAAGAGAACGACAATTTTACAACTATTACATTATAA
- a CDS encoding N-acetylornithine carbamoyltransferase: MKKYTHIDDIDNINSWIEEAKEIKANPLKNIALGKNKTLGLLFFNSSLRTRLSTQKAALNLGMNPIVMNVSGDAWGIEFEDGTVMNGTTAEHIKEAAAVVSQYCDVIAVRAFPSLTDKEKDESEQVLNSFVKYASVPIVNMESAISHPLQGLTDALTISENSTKKRPKVVLSWAPHVKALPHAVANSFTQAMQKMDVEFVIANPEGYNLNSEITKNTRITHNQNEAFKDADFVYTKNWSSYDDYGQVLNTDPNWMITKEKIDEAKFMHCLPVRRNVVVEDAVLDSDSSLVIEQANNRTYAAQLVLKKILEDL; encoded by the coding sequence ATGAAAAAATACACACATATAGACGACATTGACAATATTAATTCTTGGATTGAAGAAGCAAAAGAAATCAAAGCAAATCCATTAAAAAATATAGCATTAGGAAAAAATAAAACCTTAGGATTATTGTTTTTTAACTCAAGCTTACGTACGCGTTTAAGTACCCAAAAAGCGGCATTAAACTTAGGAATGAATCCGATTGTGATGAATGTTTCTGGTGATGCTTGGGGAATTGAATTTGAAGATGGAACTGTAATGAACGGAACCACAGCAGAACATATTAAAGAAGCTGCAGCAGTGGTTTCTCAATATTGCGATGTAATTGCAGTTAGAGCATTTCCTAGCTTAACTGATAAAGAAAAAGACGAATCTGAACAGGTTTTAAATTCGTTTGTAAAATATGCTTCTGTGCCAATTGTAAATATGGAAAGTGCAATAAGTCATCCGCTTCAAGGGCTAACAGATGCACTTACAATTTCTGAAAACTCAACAAAAAAGAGACCAAAAGTAGTTTTAAGTTGGGCGCCACATGTTAAGGCATTACCACATGCAGTTGCTAATAGTTTTACACAAGCAATGCAAAAAATGGATGTTGAGTTTGTAATTGCAAACCCAGAAGGTTATAATTTAAATTCAGAAATTACCAAGAATACTCGAATTACTCACAACCAAAACGAAGCTTTTAAAGATGCCGATTTTGTGTACACCAAAAACTGGAGTTCTTATGATGATTACGGGCAAGTTTTAAATACAGACCCTAATTGGATGATTACTAAAGAAAAAATTGATGAAGCAAAGTTTATGCATTGCTTGCCTGTTAGAAGAAATGTTGTGGTAGAAGATGCTGTTTTAGATAGCGATTCTTCTTTGGTTATTGAACAAGCAAATAATAGAACGTATGCAGCGCAATTGGTTTTGAAAAAAATATTAGAAGACTTGTAA
- a CDS encoding aspartate aminotransferase family protein: MSLFNVYPLFDITPVKAEDVYVFDENNTKYLDLYGGHAVISIGHSHPKYVKHISEQVSKLGFYSNSIQNPLQVDLATKLGKLSGCKEYQLFLCNSGAEANENGLKLASFHNGKKKVIAFKNGFHGRTSAAVAATDNAKIVAPINAQQEVEILELGDLVALEKSLAKNDVCAVIIEFIQGVGGLDESTAEFYEAINTLCKKYNTCFIADEVQSGFGRTGDFFAFQKYNVTPDIISIAKGMGNGFPIGGILIHPDIKASFGLLGTTFGGNHLACVASSTVLEVIEEEKLMQNATKISAYFIEKAKEISEIKNIKGRGLMLGLEFDFPIAELRKKLIFNQKIFTGSAKNPNLLRILPPLTIKKEHVDALFDAIKSELS; this comes from the coding sequence ATGAGTTTATTTAATGTATATCCACTTTTCGATATCACTCCTGTAAAAGCAGAAGATGTGTATGTTTTTGATGAAAATAATACCAAATATTTAGATTTATATGGCGGACATGCTGTAATTTCTATTGGGCATTCACATCCTAAATATGTAAAACACATTAGTGAGCAAGTTAGTAAATTAGGTTTTTATAGTAATTCTATTCAGAATCCGCTACAGGTTGATTTAGCAACTAAACTTGGCAAATTATCTGGCTGTAAAGAATATCAATTATTTTTATGTAATTCTGGTGCAGAAGCCAATGAAAATGGGTTAAAACTAGCTTCATTTCATAACGGAAAGAAAAAGGTGATTGCTTTTAAAAACGGTTTTCATGGTAGAACTTCTGCTGCTGTTGCTGCAACAGATAATGCTAAAATTGTTGCGCCAATTAACGCACAACAAGAGGTAGAAATTTTAGAATTAGGAGATTTAGTTGCTCTTGAAAAATCTTTAGCTAAAAACGATGTTTGCGCTGTAATTATAGAGTTTATACAAGGTGTTGGTGGTTTAGATGAAAGTACCGCAGAATTTTACGAAGCAATAAACACGCTTTGTAAAAAGTACAATACGTGTTTTATTGCCGATGAAGTGCAGTCTGGTTTTGGAAGAACTGGCGATTTCTTTGCCTTTCAAAAATACAATGTTACTCCAGATATTATCTCTATTGCCAAAGGAATGGGAAATGGTTTTCCGATTGGCGGAATTTTAATTCATCCAGATATTAAAGCTTCTTTTGGTTTATTAGGAACCACTTTTGGCGGAAATCATTTAGCTTGTGTAGCTTCTTCAACCGTTTTAGAAGTTATTGAGGAAGAAAAATTAATGCAAAATGCAACAAAAATTTCTGCTTATTTTATTGAAAAAGCGAAAGAAATTTCAGAGATAAAAAACATAAAAGGACGTGGTTTAATGTTAGGATTGGAATTTGATTTTCCTATTGCAGAGCTTCGTAAAAAATTGATTTTCAATCAAAAAATATTTACAGGAAGTGCAAAAAATCCTAATTTATTAAGAATTCTTCCGCCTTTAACCATCAAAAAAGAACATGTTGATGCACTTTTTGATGCTATAAAAAGTGAACTATCATGA
- the proC gene encoding pyrroline-5-carboxylate reductase → MKIAIIGTGNLGKSIAKGLITNNAITSLYLTKRDLEGIKEFDGYKNVYLTTDNIEAVKQSDIIIFAIQPAHFEGILNDVKPFLSEKHVLISTITGFLIPKIEGIVGKDKFIIRAMPNTAIAVGKSMTCLCSNEQGEKRIKIAEAIFNRLGHSLSIPESQMQAATVVCASGIAFWMRLIRATTQAAIQLGFDAKEAQELAMFTSEGAANLLITNGNHPEEEIDRVTTPQGCTIEGLNEMEHKGLSSSLIQGMVASFNKINNIKKEQI, encoded by the coding sequence ATGAAAATAGCAATTATAGGAACAGGAAATTTAGGAAAATCTATTGCAAAGGGTTTAATTACCAACAACGCAATTACTAGTTTATACTTAACCAAAAGAGATTTAGAAGGAATAAAGGAGTTTGATGGTTATAAAAATGTGTATTTAACTACAGATAATATTGAGGCTGTTAAACAATCTGACATTATTATTTTTGCTATTCAACCTGCTCATTTTGAAGGAATTTTAAATGATGTTAAGCCTTTTTTATCCGAAAAACATGTTTTAATTTCTACAATTACAGGGTTTTTAATCCCTAAAATTGAAGGAATAGTTGGTAAAGACAAATTTATTATTAGAGCGATGCCAAATACAGCAATTGCTGTGGGTAAATCGATGACGTGTTTGTGTAGTAATGAACAAGGTGAAAAACGCATTAAGATTGCGGAAGCTATTTTTAATCGTTTAGGACATTCTTTGAGTATTCCTGAGAGTCAAATGCAAGCTGCAACGGTGGTTTGTGCAAGTGGAATTGCCTTTTGGATGCGCTTAATTAGAGCAACTACGCAAGCGGCAATTCAGTTAGGTTTTGACGCCAAAGAAGCACAAGAATTGGCAATGTTTACAAGTGAAGGAGCTGCTAATTTGTTGATAACAAATGGAAATCACCCAGAAGAAGAAATTGATAGAGTTACTACGCCACAAGGTTGTACAATTGAAGGTTTAAATGAAATGGAACACAAAGGATTGAGTTCTTCTTTAATTCAAGGAATGGTTGCTTCGTTTAATAAAATTAATAACATCAAAAAAGAACAGATTTAA